The Methanomassiliicoccales archaeon DNA window GCGCCGACCGGATCGTGATGAACCTGCCGCACACTGCCAGGCAGTTCTTCCCCGAGGCATTGACACGGCTGAACATCGGCGGCACCATGCACTTCTACCATATCTGTGAAAGGAACGAGATCGATTCGGTTCTGGACCAGATGGTGCTCGAGGCCAGAGGCATGGGGGTCTGCGTCGACATAGCCCACAAGGAGGAACTGAAGACCTACTCCCCAAGTGCCAGCGTCTTCAGCGCCGACCTATTTCTTCGTGACTGGTGCTAGAGTGATCCCTTTCTGACCCTGGTAGTTACCGCTCCTCTTTTCGTAGGTCATCTCGCAACTGGAATGCATCTTCTCCAACACCATCTGCACAAAACGGCAGCCTATGGGGACCTCGACCGAATGGGCGGAGGCGTTGAATCCTGTGAAGGTGAGGGTTCCATGGAATCCGGCATCGATCTTGCCAAGGCCGATCAGTAGCCCTTTTCTTATCCAGGAAGTCCTGGTCCAGAGCTGGGCGGCGATATCATCGGGCAGTTCGATATGTTCTATGGTGCTGACGAAGAACATCTTTCCCGGGCCGATGATGGCAGTTCCCTCACGCTTGGTCTCACCGGAATCTGCCATCCTGATCTCGGCTATGCGCAGGTCGTACCCGTTGGGGGTGAGACTTGCGTCAGAATAGTCCTTTATCACAAGTCTCCCGCTATTCATCATCTCGACGATCTCATGGTCCGGAACGATGCACATGACCCACCTCAACTCGCTTCCTGCACATTAGTGTAACGCACTATCCTAACGTTCGATCCTTTATCGAGGGCTGTATCGCCGACTCGGAGAACCAAAGCGAATAGTTATCATACGCGAAACGAAATTCTCCTTCCAGAATGTCGTTTTTTGCTCATGAGGACAAAGTGAATCCAAAGTCACTGCGTTCCATAGACCTTCATGATCACGTGGCCATCATCTACGAGTCCCAACAAAGCATGTTCGATCTGCTCGCCGAGCTGTGCCGGATCGGCATAGAGAGGAATGAAAGGTGTTTGATAGCGACCTTTGAAGGTAACGAGATCGAGACCCATCTCCGGCGGGCAAGGATCGATGTGGATTCCGCCAAGGCCTGTGGAGCCCTGATCTTTCAGGATGTCCTAGACATATTCCCTGACGAGCCGAGCTTCGATCCAGATGGGACCGTCGCTCTATTCGAGAGAATGATCAACGAGGCAGTGGATCAAGGTTTTTCTGGATTGAGGGTGTTCAATTCGTCGTATTCGCCCGCAGCCTTTGGTGACGCCGAGGTCCATCTCGACTTCGTCGCGAGGATGGGCGGGGTGGTGAGGGACAATAAGGTAGTTCGGATCAGCCTCTTTGATCTGAACGAGCAGGAGCACGACGTGATCATAAACGCCATACTCAGCCATCCTATCATCATCCTGAGAGGGATCGTGTGCAACAATTTTTTCTATATCCCGCCCGAGCAGTTGTTCAGCCCCAAGGGCGGTTCCCCTGAGTTGTACAGGTTGATGGACAACCTGATCGACGTCCATCATAACGAGCTCAGCCTCAAGGAGAGCCACGACGAGCTTGAATCTACGAATCGGATGCTTCGTGAGGAGATCAACAAGAGGAAAATGGTGGAATGGGCCCTCCTGATATCCGAGCTAAGATACCGCAACACACTGGATTCGATCAATGAACCGGTCATTGTCATCGACCAGGACTATAGGGTCACCGTGATAAACAAGGCAATGGAGGTCATGGGTGACAAGCTCGGAGTGAACTGCCGCTGTGTCGGTCGGCCATTTCTAGAGGCGTTCCCGCGGCTCTCAAAACAGGAATTGGACGAATACGCTCAAGTGTTCAAGAGTGGGGAAACGATCGTCTCCCAACGGATATACAACCCGAACGGCATCAAGGTGTTAGCCGAGGTGAGCAAGGTGCCGATGAAGGATGGGGACAAAGTTACGAACGTTACAACAATAATCAGAAAGTTGGACGAGAATGAAAAAGATGCCTGAAAATATACTCAGAAAGTGGGTCTTGTTCTCAATATTGATACTCAGGTATCGACGTTAATATACCATGGTGGCGATGTGTAACATGGGATATGGGAGCACTCGATACCAGTACATTCAAGAGCGGATGCATTAAGGATCGATTTCGACACCACCTCGCTCCCCTCCTCCTCTTTTTAAATTTCATCTCTGCAAGGTGACGCGTCTTCATCGGAAAGACGATTGTTCGTAGTGACTAGGTACTCCATCGAATTCGGCAATTATTAATATGGTTGAAACGTTCAAGGATTAGTTGGATGTATCATCCAATTGCGGCTGTAGGGGCCGAAAGAACAGGGGGTTTTCAAGAATGGTGAAGAAAGGTGCAATCATAGCGGTCGTCGTCGTCATGGCATTGGTCGCTGTAAGCTTGTTTGCTTTTGTCGGTATGAACAACACTAAAACCAAGGACGTCGGCAGGATCACCTTCGTAGACGCGTTGGGGAACAATGTAACGCTAAACTCGACACCTATGAGGGTCGTGTCGGCCTCGCCGAGCACCACCGAACTTCTGTATGCGATGGGGGTCAATAACACGATCGTAGGAGTCACTGACTATTGTGACTACCCTCTGAACGATACCGGGAAATCCCCGAAAGAAATCTT harbors:
- the dcd gene encoding dCTP deaminase; protein product: MCIVPDHEIVEMMNSGRLVIKDYSDASLTPNGYDLRIAEIRMADSGETKREGTAIIGPGKMFFVSTIEHIELPDDIAAQLWTRTSWIRKGLLIGLGKIDAGFHGTLTFTGFNASAHSVEVPIGCRFVQMVLEKMHSSCEMTYEKRSGNYQGQKGITLAPVTKK
- a CDS encoding MEDS domain-containing protein, with product MNPKSLRSIDLHDHVAIIYESQQSMFDLLAELCRIGIERNERCLIATFEGNEIETHLRRARIDVDSAKACGALIFQDVLDIFPDEPSFDPDGTVALFERMINEAVDQGFSGLRVFNSSYSPAAFGDAEVHLDFVARMGGVVRDNKVVRISLFDLNEQEHDVIINAILSHPIIILRGIVCNNFFYIPPEQLFSPKGGSPELYRLMDNLIDVHHNELSLKESHDELESTNRMLREEINKRKMVEWALLISELRYRNTLDSINEPVIVIDQDYRVTVINKAMEVMGDKLGVNCRCVGRPFLEAFPRLSKQELDEYAQVFKSGETIVSQRIYNPNGIKVLAEVSKVPMKDGDKVTNVTTIIRKLDENEKDA